From the genome of Triticum aestivum cultivar Chinese Spring chromosome 1A, IWGSC CS RefSeq v2.1, whole genome shotgun sequence:
CTTGGTGGAAGACAACAGTTTCCGTTCAAAACGTAGATACTTCTCTGGACAGTGtttagtttgtacacaaagtgcatcatGTGGCAAAGGTTGAACAGGTGAGTTCCAATAGTGTGTGTTAATCATGGAAAAGGTTTCAAGTTGAAATAATGTACAAACATTTAATTATGTACTAACAAAAATTGACAACAATTATTGTGGCGGGCACCCTAGACGGCCCGCCACTGGTGTATAACTTTGTTGTGGCAGGCCCCTATACCCGTCCGCCAGTACTCTCTCTCCACACTTACCCtcttccgcccgcccacccaaccAAGATCCATTTTCATTTGTCTTGTCGGTTCCTCTCCTCTTCCCCTCCATGTGCGCCTGAATTCTGCCGCCGTCCCTCCGATCCGCCAGAGGCTCCTTCAACGCCATCCGCCACCGGATCTTCCTTCCACGCCGTCCGCCGCCTTGACTGCTGGAACCATCGTCCTTCCATAATTCCATCTACCGGAGCTGCTGTCAACGGTATACTATCTCCCCTCCCGCCCGTCGTTGCTCTTGATACATTATAGATTGGCTTTAATTAGGTAGGGTTAGGGTCTGCCTCTAGATTGTTTCTAGATTAAATTAGGCTTTAGATAGGGTTTGGGTTTACCTCTTCATACTTCTTAGTTCAATGTAGGCTTAAGGTAGGGTTAGCCTCTAGATAATTGTATTTGCAATGCAATAGACAGTGGCaatgttgtttgaattttttttttgcattgCAATTGAGAGTGGCAATGTTATCCGTCCTCCGTTTTGTACATGTACTATTTCATTTGCAGGGATGTACTATATTATTTGCAGGGATTCAACAACGAGTGCCAATGTTTTGGCGAAACATTTATTCATTTCTGTTTTGCCAAATTTTTGTCACTCAATATGTTCACTTTTGaggcaaaggtcatgccaaatttcatTTCTGGCACTCAATATGAGTGGCATTGTAATATCTCACATTGTTCAAGTGTATGGGATCAGCTTATTTAATTTGCTTACATATGACTCGAATTGAGTTAAATTTTCTTACATATGACAAGTGGATGGGCTTAGGATGCTATTTACAGGTATTTTAAAATGAGTGCCAACGTTTTGGCGAAACATTGAATAACTTCTATTTCGCCAAATTTCTTGTACTTAATATGTTCAATATTCAGGaaaggtcatgccaattttttacccTTCTTAGTCGCTTCCTCTTCTCAatattacttccataagctagtaGTCATGTCAACTATTTAAAATTGATAAGTGATTCATAATGATTATTATGGATCATGGGGCGTAAGATGTGCCATTTTTGCAAAACTCCATGTATGGACAGTTTGCTAACTGCAGTACAATTTGGGCTCTTCTTGAAGGATGGATTTGAAAAATCAGTGGTAATGGTCTTTAACTTCAATTAGTATTCATTTATAGCCATTTTTGTAATTCTTTTACTGACTATTAGTGATTATTAACTATTGCATAGTGTATCCCATGCAACGTAAGGGTTGACTTCAACAATTTATCCAGCAACACTATGCACTTTGAGGCTGATAATGGGCGCACATTCGAAGTATATAAGTGCGTAAACAAAGGGATAGAACCATCATATGCGGTGATGGATGGAAGAAGTATATTTCACAAAATAACCTCACGGAGGGAGTACATAGCCTTTTCCTTGAAAGGAGCTGTCAGCATGTTAAGGACTCTGTATTTCGCTAGCCAAGATGATGAGGTTGAcgaagatgatgaggatgactaGGATGATGGGAACAACCAAGATGACGAGGACATCCAGAATGATGAGGATAAGCAAGATGATGAGGATAGTGAAGATGATCACGATTATGGTCCATTCAATTCTGCAATTTTATCTCAAAGAATTAAGAAGCTTACTTAGGATAAGATCATAAATGTCATCGTGATGCTACCATCGAGTGTGGCCTTCTTGGGGAAGCCCTTTGTGCACCATTTACTAATACCAACCTTGTCAAAAACATGATGTTGAGATGTTTTGTATTCTttcatatttttttgttcataacaTATACGTGCTCTCTATTTTCTCTTAATCACAGGGAAATTCAGAAATTACCTATGAAGATGTTTTTCGGAGTGGACATCTCTGCCGTCCGCAAAGCTGGAGTACGTCGTGGACCAACAGGGGGTGTCACCAGCGTTCAATACAAGACAAAAATAGACGGAGACATATCCTTCTACGAGGCCGGCTGGCGGAAGTTCATGACGGGAAACAAACGACTAAGGGTTGACACACCGGTGATAATCGCCATAAGGAACAGCAACCGCAACGACTTGCATATGATGGTTCTCGTTAACCATGTTTAGAAATAAGTTCCAAGTCATGAATATATTAACCGATGAACTGTTAGTTAGTATGTTAATATGGATGTGATACATTGATGTTTGTTTGTTAAGTGGAACAAATTTGAAATGTTACTTAATTAGTTTGTCGATTCCAAAACGGATTGAGTATGGTGCGGTTATGCTGAAAATTGTATGACTATATATGTGAATTAACCTTTTGGAAGTAATGCGCGTTAACACACACCATCAACAAATAGGGTTCTCTCTAGACGACAATGTTAGTAGTGGGCGCTACACCACAACCGCCACTGCTAACACGTCACCAGTGGCCGACGACAACATGCTCCTATGGCGGGTAGTAAAGAACGCCCACCACTGCAATATATCCACCAGTGAGGGCGAGCGCCCGCCACTGATGCGGTATTAGTAGTGGCGGGTGGTCAGTGGCAGGCGCCCCTGGGATCCTGGCCTCCCACTGCTAGGCATTCCTGCAGTAGTGGTGGCAGGCTTCTCTCAGTGCCCGCCGTCGCTAACTTCTGAATATTTTGTAGTTTTTGGCGCGGGCTACCGAAATTTTTCTATGGCGGGCATAACTTCGCCCGCCACTATTGCGTTATGTACCAATGGCAGGTGAATCTAGGGCGCCCGCCACTGGTAGTTTTCATCACACGGGCAAATTTGGAAGATTTTCTGAGTGGCGGGTAACTACTTGTGCCTGCCACTGTTGTGCCAATTCTAGTGGCAGTTATGATTTGTTACCCATCACTGCTATTTTTCCAAAATGGCAGTGGCGGGTTCCTGACCATGCCGCCACTAATTTGAGGCCACCTATAAGCCTTTTCCCGGTGATACTTGGGACGCCAACGTAAGAAACCATTTTCcaatgatagttgtgttgatcacGATAGTGCATGACTATTTCAGTGACAAATATGTATCCAGCCAGTTGTGCCACAAACACCAAGGATGTGTTAAGTGTATGGATGATATACCTTTTTTTCCAACTAAGGCAAGGTGCCTCTAATAAAATCTTGTTTAATGggcatcgaaggtggcttcacaaGAATGACGAGTGGAGAAGTCGCTCATATTTCTTCGACGAGACTACTAAAGCCCGAGTGAAGCCACATAAAACATCTTGTCttaatttgaatttttttgttgGGGATTCCCAAGACCAAAACATATTGTCTTAGTTTGATTCCATACATGAGATATCCAATCAATTAAAATGCTGGTTAAAGGGGTTTTTACCATTTTCGTATCATTTATGTCGAATACAGGGCCAATAGATCATTCCTTTTTCTCGTACATATGAGAGTTTTTACAATTAAAAAATTGTGTTAAGTAAAAATTATCAACTAAAAAATGGATATGCGGGGAGTATGAGTAAAAAATTATCGGCCGTCTCCGAGGAAAAGAAAGTATACATGCTAACGAAGGTCGTATTGATTTCCTGTTTAGTTTTCTTGTAGTTGCTTCAGATCATGAACCTAGTCCATTTCTCTATTACATGTAATTACTcgagaattgtttttcttttcaagatttttttttctattgttaCTTTTTTTCTTCATACAATTCCTTATTTGTTCTCTTCTTGTAGACCTTCAAAATAGTTTTTTCGTTATGCAAACCAAAAGGAAGGGTGTTGTATATTTCACAAATATTTGGTATATTTGCCACCTCTCTAACTAGACTTAGGCATCATCCTCATCTCTCTTGTTGCTTGCTTGTTTGACTCTTTCAATGTAGTTGTAAGTACCTAAATGGAGGGAGTGGTTCTTTAAAATTACTGTAAATTCATTAAAACAAAGTTTAGATCACGTACTTGTGCATCCTCGAGGGCCTATGTACCTCAACCTCTCGTTGGAGTGGACCAATTTTCCCATGACCGCAACTAGCGATTGGTTTTATTTTCATGGCACCAAGTGCCCTTCGTAAAGCATAGTTAGTTTTCTTTGTCTGGATCTACGAAAAGTAAAATTAACATACAACGGGTACAAAACTAAAAACTGTTCGCCAAGCGGCTCAAATAATTGAGTATACAAGGCCATTTTCAGCAGTAGCCATATAAGCAACATTGTTTGGGCCGGCCGATTTTACTCGCGAGAACACTAACTTATTAGCATAAATTGCAATTAAGTATAACATAGAATTATGTAATAGCCCACATTTACACATTCCATGGCCTGGCTACGGGTTAGCTGGTTCGCTACAATTGAATACCTTATATGCTTCATTTTCCTTTCCTATCCATCTGATATTACTTTGTTAACCTAATTTTCTGCCGCCACGACCGTCCCGGGCAGGCTCAACCCGCACCCCGCACCCGTCTTCCAtagtatatatatgatatatctatcATCTAGGTGTTAAAATATATTGTCCACCTCTTTCCACCGGTTTGGACTTTTGGATTAGTTGGCTGGAGCATAAATTCAATATGGTAACCGAGTCAAGAGGTCTTAagttcaagacccggctgacgCAATTATATTGCAGCCCACTTTCCGTCCATATTTAGACCTGAGGGAGCCACACGTAAGGGgtagtgttgacgtataatgtgttccctagtctcttccatcagatccgtctttttttttgaaaaaaacaccCCATATATTAATTAAGCCAACGAAAGGTTCTTACAATCATTCGTTACAGCATACACCACGCAGGCCCACTTTCCGTCCACGTTTAGGTCTGAGGGAGCCACACTTAAGGGgtagtgttgacgtataatgtgttcCCTAGTCTCTTCCATTAGATCggtcttttttttgaaaaaaacaccCCATATATTAATTAAGCCAACGAAAGGTTCTTACAATCATTCATTACAGCATACACCACGCAGGGCGGAACAGAATTAAAAAGAATCCCATCGGACATAGAACTAAAGCTAAACTTAGCAATCTCACGTGCCACCCCATTGGCAGTTCGACTTATCTTTGCAATATGAAAATTATGGATCATCCTAGATATACTCAGAGCCTCATCCATCAGATCAGCCAGAGAGGACCTGCCAATCTTCTCATTTGCAAGAAATGAATGTACGAAAgcacaatcagtctctaaaataaTAGATTGGGGAAGGGTGATACCTATATAAAGTCCTGCGAGGCAGGCGCGGAGCTCAGCTTCATTCACACTGGAACACCGATCAATAAAGTCCCACGAAGAAACAATAACATCTCCAGAAGAATAACGAGCTACGACCCCCACACTGGCCGCATTAGTACTCTCCACAAAACTGGCATCAACATTGATCTTGATATGATCATTAGGGGGAGGAGTCCAGACCACatatcagatcggtcttttggttgcattggctagagcatgcacttctacactaGGTCATACCATTGCCATTGTTTCACCAATCATTCTTTTGATTGATCATTACTCCTTACCTCAAGTAGGGTGGGCGATGGTATCTCTTGCGGCAAGATCTATGATCTAGAAAGCAATGATCTAAGATCTTGAAAGAAAGAAGCCATCAGGCGCTTTGGAATTGGTGCTTCATGAAAACCATGGAGATGATTTGATGATGTAAGTTATCATTTTTCTGAAAGTTATCTATTGTTTATGAGCCCTTGTAGCCTCACCTAGATAATACATTAAGATTATTGTATCGGCAAAAGGCATAATGATCGGAGCCAACCCTAGAGAAAACCTCATGCTGGGCTAATCCTCCTTGGGCCCAGGCTTATATACTTTTGAATTTGTAGTAAATTATAAGATACACATCTTTTGGTTTGTTTTCCTAGGCCAAGAGTGAAAACCCGAGAGTCGTGAGTTAAGATTCATACTTGCCTGAGACCACTCGTGGGATGCTTAGGAGATACAAAATATTTGATAACTCAATAGAGCCCGCCCAATCTTGCAGTTGAGCATAGACGCCCAATCTTGCAATTGAGCATATTGGCAATCCGCTTGGTTTCTTGATCCTCCATCCCTATGGTGATCACTTCGCTTTTAAGGAAATTGATCTTGAGCCCCGACAAGATCTCAAAAGTGAGGAGCAGTAATTTAATCGAGGCAATACTATGATCACCATATACCTAGGTCTCCCGATTTCGCACAAGAATCTGACCATAGCCGAATGGGAGCCGCTATATGGCAAAGTGGCTAATCGGGTTAGCCCATGGAGAGGGAGGTTTATGTCATCGGCAGCTAGGCTCATCTTGACCAACTCTAGCCTGTCCTCGCTCCCTCTTTTCACAATGGGGATGTTTCTCCTCGCGGATGGAGTGCATGCCAAGTTAGACACTCCGCGTTtccggttcttttgggaaggaaccggGACAAAACACAAATACCATTTGGTGAAATGGGCCGCGTTATGCAGACCAAAAAGGTTTGGCGGTTTGGGGTTCACGAACTCTAAACTCATGAATGTTGCCCTACTCACCAAATGGTGGTGGCGCCTTGCCCAAAATGAGACTGGACTCTGGGCGGATATCCTCCGGGCAAAATACTTCCCGGACGGAAATCTTTTCAAGGCCAAGACCAAGGGGTCGGCATTTTGGAATGGGATCCAAGCAGTGAGACCGGCCTTCTCGGTGGGTGCCCGGTTTATCGTCAACAACGGCACGTCCACGCGGTTTTGGCTTGACTGTTGGAGGGGTCAAGCACCGCTGTGGCAATCCCACCCTACGCTTTATCAACTGGCCCCTGATCCTAACATTTTGGTGGCCGATGCCCTCCGTGTGCACCCTCTGGCGATCTCCTTCTTCAGGGCTCTGGAGGCAGGAGAGGCCGCATCATGGAACGCGCTAGTGGCTGACCTCGAGGGGAGGACTCTTAGCCAGGAAAATGACGCTATCACTTGGAAGCTCACTTCTTCCCGGAAATTCTCGGTGAAATCCTTATATGAGAAGTTGACAGAGGGGAATGCACTAGACATGGCTAGGGGGCTATGGAAGGGTGGCATTCCCCTCAAGATCAAGATCTTTATGTGGAAAAATGTTCCGTAACCGCCTTCCAACCACTGATAACGTGGCTAAGCGGAACGGGCCGGCGAACGGGACATGCGCCATTTGTGGCCTCGGGGAAGACGCTAACCACATGTTCTTCGGGTGTTGTTTAGCTAGATTTGCGTGGAGTGCGGTTAGAGATACCTTCAAGCAGAATTGGAACCCGCAATCTAGCGACGATTTACTCAACTTGCTGTCAGCACAGAGGAGTGTCAATGCGAGGGTTGTGTGGCGTAGCGTAGGGGCGCTGTTATGGTCGATTTGGACGGTGCGGAACAAAATTACCATCGAACACAAGTTCCCTGCACAACCAGCTGATATTCTTTTCAAATGCCACATTTTCTTACAGGCTTGGGCGCCATTGAGGAAGCAGCGTGACGAGGGCCACATGACCGAGGATATGGAGTAGATCAAGCTGTGCAtggtgaaagcgagacaacaagGACATCAAGCTTGAGGCTTTTGCGTTTAGTTATGCTATGCTCCGCGCTTATGTTTATCTATCTATTTGCTACTCTACCTTTTGCCGGGACGTTGAGCCCGCAGAACTTCTGTCTATTTGGTTTGTAAGGATGAAACCTGGCGTGGATGTTGCCttggggctttattaatttaaagccgaacCCTTCGTGCGTCTTCGTTCCAAAAAAATAGAGCCCGCCCTGGGTTAGGCTGACTTTTCTTGGACTTAGGCTTATATAATCTAGAGAGTTCTCTTTGTCAAAGTTTATTCGTATACCTATGTTTCAAATTCATGTAAGCTTTTACCGCAAGAAAAATTATTCATGTAAGCGTCGCTAATGGATATATACTTCAGAACTCTTATAAGAGCATTACTATTGTAGAAACATCTTTTTTGTGTGTTTGCAATGAGGGGCCCTCGTGTACATCCATAAAAAAAGATTATATTTTAAAACAAATTTAAACCTCAATTTGTCAATAAAAAATGAAAGGAATTAACTCTTGGATGGAACACATATTTTTTAAGAAAGAAACGCAACACACAACATATATAATTTGGTCCAACTGATGCACATATGTATCCTGAGACGTTACATTACTAGGCCCATGCATATATACGGAATGCAGTTAAAGACGCCGAACCAGTGAAGAAAAGATCTGGCTAATCGATGGAATTAGCTAACTAATTAATGCGCAGCCTGGACTACACTGGATGCAATATCTTGGCGGCACGTTCAAAATAGTACGTCTGGTTTTCCTGCCATAACTAAACCAAGAATTAATTGCCGCAATCTATTTGATCTTGAGATGACGTGCCATAATTTTAATCGCATTGTGGGATCTCGAGATATATACGCGGTGATCTTGTGTAGTGGAATGTAATCGGCAAGCTTTGACGCCACCGTATCTCTGCTCTGTATGCAGAAGAGCGGCGGCAAGTGGTAACTTCTTTCCAGAAACATGAAGATACTTTGATATATGCCTGGGTGGCTCAattaaatatttatttaatcacaAAAGATACGCCAGCCAACACAACATTTGATTTTCCCTGGTGGAATTAGAAATCGGTGCAGGTCAGATAGATATTTGCATGTGTGAAGCAGCACCGTTATTACGAATGGACGGCGGAGATCGACCGGCCACCCCTATAAATACCCCTGTAccttgcttcttcttcgatcaacaCCACCAAAGCCCCGAGCATCAGCAAGCAACAGAGCTAGCTAGATACATCCTCCACCACACCATAAGCTATTACTAAGGTTCATAGCTACTCTCCTTCCTCTGTTTCTGCCTTCTTCATTTTTCTTCTCTCGCCATGCGTCCATACAAGATTGATCGGGATTGTTCCACAAGGCGATATACATCTGAAACTAGTGCATATCTTGATCGGTTTTGATCTAGGCAGCAcagtttttggtttttcttggcaGCCATGCATGTATATGCATCTATTTTTGCCACTTCTTTCTTGTGTTCTTTGCTTCTTCTTCGTAACTCTCATGCTGTTTTCGGTGCAAAAATAAAAACATGGGAAGTATCCCTCCATGTACTGTGTAGCTCTCTGTTGCATACTGTTGACATCCAAAATACACCGTAGGCTCACATAAGCTATGTTCTTTTTGtcccttttctgtttctattttccTATTCCAAAGTAtctatttctttcctttttttctcttttcttgatGTTCCTTTGTCCTCATAGGCTCACTTATGCAATCTACATTTTTTTTCTTGTTCTTGCACCATCGACGCTGCACTATTTTTAGTTTGGTTCCATACATACAAGATCGAGATTTGTTAAAGGCGCTGCCTATACACGTGTACGGTGAAACTAGTAGTAGTGCATTTGGATCTGTGTATTGTTGCACTGGTTGTTATTGGCAGAAGCCATGCATATGGATCTAGCATGCATGTTGAGCAATTAATGTCTGCCATTGTTGTCATCGATCCAAAATAATTGTTTGTGATTTTTTTCCGTGTTCTTTTTATCCTCGTCTNNNNNNNNNNNNNNNNNNNNNNNNNNNNNNNNNNNNNNNNNNNNNNNNNNNNNNNNNNNNNNNNNNNNNNNNNNNNNNNNNNNNNNNNNNNNNNNNNNNNNNNNNNNNNNNNNNNNNNNNNNNNNNNNNNNNNNNNNNNNNNNNNNNNNNNNNNNNNNNNNNNNNNNNNNNNNNNNNNNNNNNNNNNNNNNNNNNNNNNNNNNNNNNNNNNNNNNNNNNNNNNNNNNNNNNNNNNNNNNNNNNNNNNNNNNNNNNNNNNNNNNNNNNNNNNNNNNNNNNNNNNNNNNNNNNNNNNNNNNNNNNNNNNNNNNNNNNNNNNNNNNNNNNNNNNNNNNNNNNNNNNNNNNNNNNNNNNNNNNNNNNNNNNNNNNNNNNNNNTCTCTTCCCCTGATAAAGGATTCAATAAACTAGTAAATACTAATTAAGAAAGTGTGCATACCTCTGATCTCAGCTTattctgcatgcatgcatgattcTGCAAAACAAATCTTTTACTATATATCAGCCAAGATCAATGAAACATGTGGATCAGAAATAACTAATCTCTTTATAAATTATGTATTTTTGCAGTTCTTGTAGCTAGCTGACCATGGCATCGTCCCTCAAGGCATTGCTTGTTGATGATATGGCAGTTGAACGCATGGTTGCCTCCGCCATGCTGCGGAAGTTTCATTGCGAGATCACCATGGCGAAGAATGGGAAAGAAGCTGTTGATATGTTCCTTGAGGGCAACGAGTTTGATATTGTTGTATGTGATAAGGACATGCCCATAATGACCGGCCCTGAGGTATATGCTTAGCTAATTTCCCatttctttctcttcctttttcGCTTGAACATAACACATATTGGATGATCACCTCATTGACACAATATTTCTTGTACATGTTACTTGACAGGCAGTTGAGAAGATCCGTGCTATGGGAGCCATCGATGTGAAGATCGTCGGGGTGTCCGCTGATGATAACGCCATGGAGGCGTTCATGAGTGCCGGCGCTGATGACTTTGTGCCCAAACCAGTGAGGCCTGAGATTCTTGAACCTATGATTCAGGAGGTCATCAATAAGAAGAATAATTAGCGACTGTCTACGGCAATAATCTAGCTTGCTTAATCCCGTCATCAAGAAAATTTTAAATGTTCAGCTAGCTCATTTCTGCTAGCTCCACTCCTCATTATATTATTATTGTCATGTTGCCGTATTGTTTCGAGGTCATGTTAAAGGTCGGACGCCATTAGCAAGAAGAGCAAGAGAGTCTGCCAACAAATTGATTTTATCTGTAGGTCTTTCAGTTATAATCCGCTAAATTCTGTTAATTTATGCTTCATGGTCTGTGACACGTGCCTGTATGTGTCGCTTTCCGGAGGAAAATTATTCGGCTACCAACAAGTGTTTGGTAATTGTTTCATGGGTTGAATTTCTTCTATAGTGTGGTGTACGTACACCTTCGTATAAAGCTAACCAGTGGCCGATTGTAATACTCTTTCTTTAAACATGGGAAAATATATGAGAGTGGTTTTTCAGCTCCCGGGTGCCTAGGCACACCCTttatgaacagtaaaataaaaaaaatctgaacTTTGCAACATCAAATATGATCGAACTTAATAGGTGCTTGCAAGTTTTCATACCAAAAAAACCATTTGAGGAGCTCTACACACGAAAAGGATCTCAGTGTTTAAATTTTTGAGCACCTTTAGCACCGAAATATGAAACTCGTTTGTGCACCTTTCTCTACATGATATTTTGGCATGAAAACTTGCAAGAACCAATAAAGTTTGACCATCTTTGATGttgcaaagtttcagattttttttgattttttttggatttACTGTTCATAGAGGGTGCCTAGGCACCCGGGAGCTGTTACACCTTTCTTGAAATATATACTATATCATTAGTCACAAAAGAAATGCCAGCCAATATTTGATTTTCCCCGGTGAAATATCACCAGCGTGATTTCGAATGGACTGTCAACTTTGGACAACGATCCGCCATGCATCAAGTAACCCTAGAGCTAGGTAGCTACATTCTCCACCACAAGCTCCAAGGTCCATCTTCAGCATTGCTCATGAGTTTACCCAGATGACCGCTAAGTCAATGTTGTGAAAATTAGGAGAGGATTTTTCTTTTTGCGAATGATTTTTTAGCATATATAGAGTATAATGAGTCTCCCCATTCGATAGCTTAGTTTTATCATCGTTTGAGGGGTCAATTTATTTTCATGTTACTCTTCCAACTTAATCAATAAAGGCTTGATTTTTTTAAGTAAGGCCGCACTCTAGCCTTATACCATTGGTTGGGCACATTTCTTAAATTTAAGCAAATATATGAAATGGTCATCACTGTACCCCGAGAGAAGATGTCATATTATTTGTCTTTGATTTATAAATAAGTGGTTATCACCTACGGTAGGAGATGATACTTTATTGAGTTTCTTATTTATGAACAATGAAAGATACACATAGTGCAATAACAATGATTGTCTCTCCTTTTTCTTTGACCGCAACACCGATAATGCTTTTGTGACCACCTAAAAtgtaaataaaaacaaataaagtcTTCAGGTATGACAATCTAACGAAAATAAAGATCCGGTTAAAGTGCCACCATCTCCCCAAACTGCTCCCGTTTTCATTGTGCTATACACATTAACTATAGAGTTAGTCCACTTAGATTAAATTTCATGCCTAAAAACAATATTACTAGTTGTTGTGTTATATGTGCTTAGTAGTAGCTATGTCCTATGTGCTTGACGATGACACATTTTTCATATTGGTAATATCCATCCTTTGTAACCATATCATTAATTTACCCACCGGTTATAAATATATATGGGACTTAGGTTTAACTATGGTTGTATTGCTTAGCCATGCAAGTCACTTAAAATGGTAGGACTTGAGAAAAATCTTTATTTATGGTTCCGATGGGTGCTACTAATGCCATGGGATGGTTCTGAAGATGAGTTTTGAAAAATGGAGATGAAATGAAGATGTTTTCTGAAAGGCATTGTGTGCGAGTGCTGCCAGTTACACAtaccttacatgtgcaaccacaCTACCCCTATATGGAACACGGCTAGACTTTGTAACTTGGTCGGTAGAGCCTGCAATAGGCAAATACCTCTTCCACTGCGACGATAGTTGAAAGAACGACATCTCTCAAGAAATGCCATACTTTGATTGAGGTTGGTTATGATTGTCTCTCATCACTAGACACAACGATGGCCCCTTCAAATATTGTTATGAAGTAATAATCACTAGCAGCGTCTGGGCGGAGGGCTGCTACTATCACACTGCTGGTTTTTTTTGAACCAaagaccgtagaacaattgttct
Proteins encoded in this window:
- the LOC123183739 gene encoding two-component response regulator ORR42-like yields the protein MASSLKALLVDDMAVERMVASAMLRKFHCEITMAKNGKEAVDMFLEGNEFDIVVCDKDMPIMTGPEAVEKIRAMGAIDVKIVGVSADDNAMEAFMSAGADDFVPKPVRPEILEPMIQEVINKKNN